The Desulfovulcanus ferrireducens genomic sequence AAAAAAATTTAATCGACTCAAAGGTCAGTTTGAAACCTTGCTTAAACAGGAAGAAAAAGAGCGTGCGCAACTGGAAAAAGAGGTACAGGAGACAAAGAGCCTGGAAGGAATCGTGCGCGCGGTAGCCAGGGATGCAAACAAGCTTTTTCAAAACAGCCTTATATCTCCTGAATACCCACAATATCTCCAAAGAATAGAGCGTTTGTCGGAGGCAAAACAGTTTCCTTCATTTGAGGATGTCCAGGCCATTGTTGAATCGTTATTTGCGTACATGAAGGCATCGGGCCGGATTCGTCAATCAAGAGAAGAGTTTATTGGCCCGAAAGGTATAAGAATAAGAGGTGAAACCCTGCGCGTGGGAGACATTGTGGCTTTCTACCGTCAGAATAAAGATGGCGAAAGCGGCGGAAGTGTTGGTTTTTTGCGCTATGATCCAAAACAGAGGCTTTTGGCAGCTTACTCCGGCGATACTTCATGGTCAGTGGCCAGAGCGATACGCAAATATTTGGAAGGCAACAGCAATGTTCTGCCCCTTGACTTGTCAGGAGGCGCGATTCTTGAGCGTTTGAGTCATTCCAAGGGAATAAAGGAATGGCTTCTTTCCGGTGGATTTTTGGTCTGGCCCATTCTCCTTGTTGGGTTAACCGCCTTCGTCCTTGTATTGGAGCGGTTATTTTTTCTGGCCAGGATCAAGGCTGATACAGATGAGATTATGCAGAATTTTAACTCCTTGTTCAGTCAGGGGTTATTAGACAAATGCAAAGAGTTGAGCGCAACCAATGACCGTGTGCCGGTTTGCAAGGTACTGGCAGCCGGTCTTGCGCATCTTGGGGCGGGTAAGGATGTTTTGGAGAACGCCTTGCATGAAGCAATTATCAAGGAGATTCCCAGGTTGGAGCGCTTTCTGCCCACCTTGAGTGTTCTGGGGGCCATTGCGCCGCTTATGGGCTTACTCGGAACAGTAACCGGGATTATCGATACCTTCCAGGTCATAACTTTCTTCGGCACAAGCGATCCCCGCATGATGTCGGGGGGCATTTCAGAGGCTCTGGTCACTACCCAGTTAGGGCTGGCCGTGGCTATCCCGATTATGCTCATGCATCATTTTCTGGAGCAAAAAGTGGATAGACTAGTCGCAGACATGGAGGAAAAAAGCATGACGCTTACGATAAGTATAATGAAGGGTGAAGGCCACGGTTTGGCTCCGGAAGTTAAGTAAACTCGTTATGTTTGTTTCATCTGGTTGGTTTGAGCAGGTTGTCAGCTATTTTGATGCTGGCGGGTGCGTGACAGTTCTTTTGATGGGGCTCTCTATTTGGATGTGGACCCTTATCATAGTTAAGTTAAAGGAAATATACACTTACCGTCGCACGGAAATTCCACTGAATGAATGTTTTGTCCGTTTGAAACAAGGTAGGGATATTCCGGGATGGCAAGGCCAGCTTATCAAAAATTTTGTAAGCAGACGTAGTTTTGAACCGGAAATTGACCAAAAGTTACTTCATACCCTGGCTTGTAAATATTATTTGGCCATTGAACGACACATCAAGACCATCCTGGTCCTGGCGGGGACAGCTCCTCTGCTTGGTCTTATGGGAACGGTAACAGGCATGATTGCCTCATTTGAAGTAATTTCACTATTTGGGACAGGCAATGCCAAAGCACTCTCTTCCGGGATATCAGAAGCTCTGATTACAACACAAATCGGTCTGATCGTGGCCATCCCCGGTCTGTTCATGGGTAATTTTCTTCTTCGTCGAGCAGAGCAGCTCAAGGCCCGGATCAAGCGCTTTTGCAATAGTCTTATGGTTGAGATGATGAGTAGCTGAGAAGGATATCGGGGACATATATGAATAACTTCCGATACAAAAACAGCAGATGCTCCAGGACTGTTGAGATCAATATGGCCCCGCTTATCGACATGGTTTTTAT encodes the following:
- a CDS encoding MotA/TolQ/ExbB proton channel family protein, with product MNHTIFLVSLIVCFWTLPCFGKNQTWTEVSARVQKEVNQIKLETAETKEIIKKERAALLQQLARLKKAVLREEKKFNRLKGQFETLLKQEEKERAQLEKEVQETKSLEGIVRAVARDANKLFQNSLISPEYPQYLQRIERLSEAKQFPSFEDVQAIVESLFAYMKASGRIRQSREEFIGPKGIRIRGETLRVGDIVAFYRQNKDGESGGSVGFLRYDPKQRLLAAYSGDTSWSVARAIRKYLEGNSNVLPLDLSGGAILERLSHSKGIKEWLLSGGFLVWPILLVGLTAFVLVLERLFFLARIKADTDEIMQNFNSLFSQGLLDKCKELSATNDRVPVCKVLAAGLAHLGAGKDVLENALHEAIIKEIPRLERFLPTLSVLGAIAPLMGLLGTVTGIIDTFQVITFFGTSDPRMMSGGISEALVTTQLGLAVAIPIMLMHHFLEQKVDRLVADMEEKSMTLTISIMKGEGHGLAPEVK
- a CDS encoding MotA/TolQ/ExbB proton channel family protein — protein: MFVSSGWFEQVVSYFDAGGCVTVLLMGLSIWMWTLIIVKLKEIYTYRRTEIPLNECFVRLKQGRDIPGWQGQLIKNFVSRRSFEPEIDQKLLHTLACKYYLAIERHIKTILVLAGTAPLLGLMGTVTGMIASFEVISLFGTGNAKALSSGISEALITTQIGLIVAIPGLFMGNFLLRRAEQLKARIKRFCNSLMVEMMSS